The genomic segment TCTTTACCAAACTTGTGAAAGTTTGTTTAAAGATACAATATATACATAAATAAAAGACTATGAAAAAGATTTTACCCGCATTACTCTTGATTTGTGGTAGCATAGCAACAGCACAGGCACAGTTGTTACCAGGTTTTGAAGTCGGCCTAAAAGGCGCTTTGAACTTTTCAAAATTCAAAAGCGACGGCAAATACTTCAATTCAGATACCAAAGCAGGTTATCAAGCAGGTCTTTACGGCCGTGTCGGCGTCTTGGGATTCCATGTGCAACCAGAGGTCTACCTAACGGGCAAAAACACTACCGTAAAAGCAGAAAATGGAGAAACGACAGATGTAAAGTTTACAACAGTTGACGTTCCGGTATTGTTGGGTAAACGTTTTGGTCTAGGGCCAATCGGTGCAAGAATACAGACCGGCCCAATTTTCTCATTTAAAGTAGACGACAAACAGGATAAAGTGATCGACCAGCTGAACCCGAACAATTACAAAAAAAGCGGCACATCATGGGCTTTTGGCGTGGGCGCTGACATTTCAAGCTTACGGGTAGACGTACGTTATGAAATGGGACTGAATAAGGTCAACAACGAAAGCCAGGCAAATCCCAAAATCAATATGTGGAGTATTGGCTTAGGCTATAGATTATTCAGCATCCTGTAGTCAGTTAACCAGCATTTAGACATCATTTAAAGTTCGTTTTTATCCAAAACGGACTTTTTGTTTTCACAAACTTTAGAACCGTTCTAAATTATTGCTTTTTCTTGTCAAAATGGTATCATATTTAATAGCAAATAGTAGATTTGCCTAATTAAAATTAAATTACAAGGATAATGAGTAAATCAAAGCCAGTTTTCAGTTCTTCGATTGGGAAGAAGCTAATCATGAGCTTAACAGGAATCTTTCTATGTTTATTCCTGGTTGTTCACTTGGTTGGTAACTTGCAATTATTTAAAGATGATGCGGGTCTAGCGTTCAACAAGTACGCTTACTTTATGACTCACTTTACACCAATCAAAGTTGTTTCTTACTTATTGTATGCTTCGGTAATCATTCACGTCATCTATGCCATCACATTGACGATGAAAAATAAAGCCGCTCGTCCTATTGGTTATGCTAAATATGACGGCCAAGCAAACAGTAAATGGAATTCACGCAACATGGGTATCTTGGGTACGGTCATTTTAGTATTCATAGCTACGCATATGTCCAATTTTTGGTGGAAGTTCCATAATGATCAAGTACCGTACATTGAATACCGCACTGATTTGGCAACTGGACAAACAACAGCGAGAGAACTTCAAGCTTCTGAATTCCATGACTATCAGGAAACGGTAGAAAACAATGTTCAAATCGTAAAGGCAAGAGATTTGTACAAACAAGTAGACTTTGCTTTTCAAAATGTTGCATTGGTCGCTTTATATGTCATTGCGATGGCAGCGCTGGCATTCCACTTAATTCATGGTTTCCAATCCGCATTCCAGACTTTGGGTTTCAATCACAGAAGATACATTGGAATTATCAGAGGGATCGGTGTTTGGGTATTTGGGGTTTTAATTCCAATAGGCTTTGCATTAATGCCATTGTTTTTCTTCTTTAAATAATTCGGAATCTTTAAGATAAGGTTCAGGCCTTATCGATCAATATAAAATTAAGAGATATGTTAGATTCAAAAGTACCAGCGGGCCCATTGGCCCAAAAGTGGTCAAATCATAAATTTAATCTTAAATTGGTTAACCCTGCTAACAAACGTAAGTTTACGATTATCGTTGTTGGTACAGGTCTCGCAGGTGCGTCTGCAGCTGCATCGTTAGCCGAACTAGGATACAATGTAATTACATTCTGTTACCAGGATTCACCTCGTCGTGCCCACTCAATCGCGGCTCAAGGTGGTATTAATGCGGCGAAGAGTTATCAAAATGATGGTGACTCAGTGTTTCGTTTATTCTACGATACGATCAAAGGAGGTGATTACCGTTCACGTGAAGCAAACGTATATCGTTTGGCGGAAGTTTCGGTGAATATTATCGACCAATGCGTTGCGCAAGGTGTTCCATTTGCACGTGAATATGGCGGTCTATTGGACAACCGTTCTTTTGGTGGTGCTCAAGTAAGCCGTACATTTTATGCGCGTGGTCAAACTGGACAACAGTTATTATTGGGAGCTTACTCTGCATTGAACCGTCAGATTAAAAAAGGTAAAGTCAAATCCTATACACGTCATGAGATGCTGGATTTGGTAGTGATTGACGGTCACGCTAAGGGAGTCGTTACACGTGACCTTGTATCCGGTAAAATTGAAACACATGCTGCGCATGCTGTATTGATGTGTACTGGTGGTTATGGCAACGTATTCTTCTTATCGACCAATGCCATGGGTTGTAACGTGACTGCAGCTTGGAGAGCGCACAAACGCGGTGCTTATTTTGCAAATCCATGTTACACGCAGATCCACCCTACGTGTATCCCTGTCACTGGAGATCACCAGTCGAAATTGACTTTGATGTCAGAATCTCTTCGTAATGATGGTCGTGTCTGGGTTCCTAAAACCCGTGAAATGGCGGAGAAATTACGTAAGGGGGAGATCAAAGCCAATGATATCAAAGAAGAGGATAGAGATTACTTCCTGGAACGTAAATATCCTTCGTTCGGTAATTTGGTACCACGCGACGTTGCCTCACGTAATGCCAAAGAAGCTGTTGATGACGGCCGCGGAGTAGGTAAAACTGGTTTTGCCGTTTTCTTGGATTTTAAAGAAGCGATCGGCCGCCTAGGTGAAGATGCTGTACGTGCAAAATATGGTAACTTATTTGACATGTACTACCAGATCACAGATGAAAATCCTTATAAAGAACCGATGCGTATCTACCCTGCTGTACATTATACAATGGGTGGTGTATGGGTTGATTACAATTTAATGACTACAATTCCGGGTCTTTATGCCCTAGGTGAATGTAACTTTTCGGATCACGGCGCTAACCGCTTAGGTGCATCTGCGTTGATGCAAGGGCTTGCTGATGGCTACTTCGTTATTCCTTACACAGTGGGGGACTACCTAGCTAAATTAGGTTCTTTCGCTCCAGTTGACCACAATCACCCAGCGTTTGAAGCTACACGGAAAGAAGTGGAAGACCGAATCAATAAGTTATTGTCGCTAAAAGGTACGCAAACAGTGGATGATATCCACAAAAAGCTAGGTCACATCATGTGGGAATATTGTGGAATGGCGCGTACTGCAGAAGGATTACAAAAAGCGCAAGGTTTGATCCAGGAGCTTAGAAAAGAATTCTGGACCAATGCTAGAGTTCTTGGTGAGAACGAAGAACTTAACCTTTCTTTAGAGAAAGCTGGCCGTGTAGCAGACTTCTTGGAATTGGGCGAATTAATGGTCGTCGACGCACTGCAACGTGCAGAGTCCTGCGGTGGTCACTTCCGCTTGGAAAGCCAAACTGAAGAAGGGGAAGCCAAACGTAACGATGAAGAATTCGCTTATGTATCGGCTTGGGAATACAAGGGAGAAAATGTACCTGAGCAATTGCACAAGGAAGATCTTGTATTCGAAAACGTTCAGTTAACACAAAGAAGTTATAAATAAGAAAGAAATATTATCATGGCACAACATATGAATTTAACGCTGAAAGTTTGGCGTCAAAAAAATGATAAAGAGAGAGGTCAATTTGTGACTTATCAGGCAAACGATATCGCTGATGATATGTCTTTCTTAGAGATGCTTGATATTGTGAATGAAGAATTGACACGTAAAGGCGAAGATCCGATATACTTTGACCACGATTGCCGTGAAGGTATTTGTGGTATGTGTTCACTCGTGATCAACGGTCGCCCGCACGGTCCTAAACAAGGTACTACAACCTGCCAGTTGCATATGCGCAGTTTCCACGATGGACAGACGATCGTGATTGAGCCTTGGAGAGCAGCAGCGTTTCCAGTGCTAAAAGATCTTGCTGTAGACCGTACAGCTTTCGACCGCATCCAGCAGGCAGGTGGATATATCAATATAAATACGGGAGGTGTTCCTGATGCCAACACTATTCCTATTCCGAAACGTATTGCCGACGAAGCATTTGAATCGGCTACTTGTATCGGTTGCGGTGCTTGTGTGGCAGCCTGTAAAAACGCTTCAGCGATG from the Sphingobacterium thalpophilum genome contains:
- a CDS encoding porin family protein; translation: MKKILPALLLICGSIATAQAQLLPGFEVGLKGALNFSKFKSDGKYFNSDTKAGYQAGLYGRVGVLGFHVQPEVYLTGKNTTVKAENGETTDVKFTTVDVPVLLGKRFGLGPIGARIQTGPIFSFKVDDKQDKVIDQLNPNNYKKSGTSWAFGVGADISSLRVDVRYEMGLNKVNNESQANPKINMWSIGLGYRLFSIL
- a CDS encoding succinate dehydrogenase cytochrome b subunit yields the protein MSKSKPVFSSSIGKKLIMSLTGIFLCLFLVVHLVGNLQLFKDDAGLAFNKYAYFMTHFTPIKVVSYLLYASVIIHVIYAITLTMKNKAARPIGYAKYDGQANSKWNSRNMGILGTVILVFIATHMSNFWWKFHNDQVPYIEYRTDLATGQTTARELQASEFHDYQETVENNVQIVKARDLYKQVDFAFQNVALVALYVIAMAALAFHLIHGFQSAFQTLGFNHRRYIGIIRGIGVWVFGVLIPIGFALMPLFFFFK
- a CDS encoding fumarate reductase/succinate dehydrogenase flavoprotein subunit, producing MLDSKVPAGPLAQKWSNHKFNLKLVNPANKRKFTIIVVGTGLAGASAAASLAELGYNVITFCYQDSPRRAHSIAAQGGINAAKSYQNDGDSVFRLFYDTIKGGDYRSREANVYRLAEVSVNIIDQCVAQGVPFAREYGGLLDNRSFGGAQVSRTFYARGQTGQQLLLGAYSALNRQIKKGKVKSYTRHEMLDLVVIDGHAKGVVTRDLVSGKIETHAAHAVLMCTGGYGNVFFLSTNAMGCNVTAAWRAHKRGAYFANPCYTQIHPTCIPVTGDHQSKLTLMSESLRNDGRVWVPKTREMAEKLRKGEIKANDIKEEDRDYFLERKYPSFGNLVPRDVASRNAKEAVDDGRGVGKTGFAVFLDFKEAIGRLGEDAVRAKYGNLFDMYYQITDENPYKEPMRIYPAVHYTMGGVWVDYNLMTTIPGLYALGECNFSDHGANRLGASALMQGLADGYFVIPYTVGDYLAKLGSFAPVDHNHPAFEATRKEVEDRINKLLSLKGTQTVDDIHKKLGHIMWEYCGMARTAEGLQKAQGLIQELRKEFWTNARVLGENEELNLSLEKAGRVADFLELGELMVVDALQRAESCGGHFRLESQTEEGEAKRNDEEFAYVSAWEYKGENVPEQLHKEDLVFENVQLTQRSYK
- a CDS encoding succinate dehydrogenase/fumarate reductase iron-sulfur subunit; translation: MAQHMNLTLKVWRQKNDKERGQFVTYQANDIADDMSFLEMLDIVNEELTRKGEDPIYFDHDCREGICGMCSLVINGRPHGPKQGTTTCQLHMRSFHDGQTIVIEPWRAAAFPVLKDLAVDRTAFDRIQQAGGYININTGGVPDANTIPIPKRIADEAFESATCIGCGACVAACKNASAMLFVSAKVSQFALLPQGQTERYERAQAMVDQMDAEGFGNCTNTGACEAECPVGIKLTNIARLNREYLTAKIFRQEEPHA